GGGCCGGCGTAGAAGCAGAAGACCGCATCCGGGTCGAGGGCCAGTGCCTGCCGGATGTCGTTGGCGAAGAAGTCACCGTCCGGGTCGGTGGAGAACCGGGTCCAGATCGGCTCCCCGACCAGCCGTGGGTCGGACGCCCCGAACTCCTGGGTGAAGCCCTTGACCACGTCGAGGCTGCCGACGTTCTCCGGGGCGACGATCGCCACCCGGCTCTTCGCCGGCATCTGCTGCTTGAGGTACCGACCCAGGGCCCGACCCGGCTCGTCGAGCACGTACGACGTCCGCCAGATGTAGACGACGCTCTGTAGAGCGGCGGGGGATGCGTCCGAGCCGACCAGTGGCACCCGGGCCTGTTCGACGGTGTCCCGGATGCCGACCATGACCGAGGAGTTGACCACCCCGGTCAGCGCGAGCACGCCCTGCTGGAGCAGGTTGTCGACGGCCGCCTTGCCGGTGGTCGCGTTCTCCCCCTCATCGGCGGTGAGCAGGGTCACCGGCCGGTTGCCGAGGTGCTGGTCGTTGAGGTCGAGGAAGAGCTGGAAGCCGTTGCGGAGCTCGTCGCCGATCGGCTTGTAGCCGCCGGTCTGGGGCGCGATCAACCCGATCTTGATGGGGCTGCCGCTCGCCGGTGTCTCGTCGTCCGCATCGGTGCCACACGCGGCGGTCAGCCCCGTCCCGACCGTCGCGGCCAACAGTTGGAGCACCCGCCTGCGGTTCATCTGCTACACCAAGTTCCTTCCGGGAGGGTGGTGCCTGACCAGTCGCAGTACCCTCGGCGTTCTACTCTTTCCTCGACGCTGCGTCAATGGTCATTGATCTTGTTGTAATGATCGCAGCGCAGCGGCCACTGCGGACCACGCCGACGAGGTCGGATCGATAAGCCCGAAGTGTTCACAGTCGGGTAGTTCGACAAGGGCGACGGACGCCCCCAATGTCCGAGCTTTGGCCACGAATGATCGACTCATCATGATCGGTACCTGCTCGTCCCGTACGCCGTGTATGACTACGGTCCGTGTGCGCAGCGGCAACGCGACCGACGGGTCGGCCTGCGCGTACCGGTCGGGCACCTCCGCCGGGCCGCCGCCGAGGAGCGCGGCCACCGCGCCGCCGTCCAGATCCCGCCGGTACGCCTCGACCAGGTCCGCCACCGGGGCCAGCGCCAGCACCCCGGCCACCGTCTCCGGGGCGGTGGCGGCCACGTACAGCGCGAGCTGTCCACCGGCGGAGTGCCCCACCAGCAACGGCGGTCCGGGGGCCACCCGGTCGGGCAGCGCCCGGGCAGCCAGGGCGGGCAGGGTGGCCACCGCGTCCCGGACATCGGCCAGTGTTCCCGGCCAGCCGCCGCCCGGCTGTCCGGTACGCCGGTACTCCACCTGCGCCACCGGGTACCCGAGTCCGGCCAGGCCCACCGCCAGCGGACCGGTGTGCGTACGGTCGTACTCCGCCCGCCAGAAGCCGCCGTGCACCACCAAGACCAGCGGCCGGGGTGGCCCAGACCCCTTCGGGTGGCGCAGGTCGGCCACCTGGTCGGGCAGGTCGCCGTAGGCGACCGTGGCGTCCGGGTCGGGGGCGGGCCGGGTCAGCACCTCACGGGGATCGGCGGACATCCCGCGACGCTACTGCCCTCGTCCCGGCCCGCCCAGCCCCCGGCCCAGCCCCCACCCCGGCCCGCCCCCGCCCGGCCCCGGCCCCCGCCCGGCCCCACCCGCCGGAAAGCGGGTGCCGAGCCGGGCTGGTCGTGTGTACCGTGCCGGCCATGTCCCGCGTGGAGGTAAGGCCGCTCGAGACCGCTGACCTGGCCGACTGCGGCGCGCTGCTGGCCGCCCGGCACCGTCGCCACCGCACCGCCCAGCCGTTGCTGTCCCCCCGGTTCGAGGAGCCCGACGCCGCGGTCGCGGAGCTGACCGCCGCCTTCGGGACGGCCGACGCGTCCGGTGCGGTCGCGTTCCGCGCTGGCGTGCCGGTCGGCTTCCTGCTCGGCGCCCCGAAGCCGTCCCCGGTGTGGGGACCGAACGTCTGGGTCGAGGCGGCCGGGCAGGCGGTCACCGACGCCGAGGTGATGCGCGACCTGTACGGGGTCGCCGCTGCCCGCTGGGTCGACGAGGGCCGCTCGGCGCACTACGTGCTCGTGCCGGCGCACGACACCGAACTGGCGCGCGCCTGGTACCGCCTGGGCTTCGGGCAGCAGCATGCGCACGCCATCCGGCCGGCAACCGGCCCGGTGGCACCCCCGGCCCCCCGGCTGACGGTACGCCGGGCCACCCGGGCGGACATCCCGATGCTCGCCCGGCTCGACGTCGAGCTGCCGGTGCACCAGGGCCGGTCCCCGGTGTTCTCCGCCGGCCAGGTCACCACGGTCGAGGAGAACCTCGCCGAGTGGGCGAACGACATCGACGACCCCGCCTACGCCACGTTCGTGGTCGAACACGACGGCGAGGTGGTCGGCTCGGCAACGGGGTGCGCGCTGGAACTGTCGAGTTCACACGCCGGCCTGGCCCGCCCGGAGAACGCCGGGTTCCTGGGGTTCGCCGCGGT
The nucleotide sequence above comes from Micromonospora pallida. Encoded proteins:
- a CDS encoding ABC transporter substrate-binding protein; its protein translation is MNRRRVLQLLAATVGTGLTAACGTDADDETPASGSPIKIGLIAPQTGGYKPIGDELRNGFQLFLDLNDQHLGNRPVTLLTADEGENATTGKAAVDNLLQQGVLALTGVVNSSVMVGIRDTVEQARVPLVGSDASPAALQSVVYIWRTSYVLDEPGRALGRYLKQQMPAKSRVAIVAPENVGSLDVVKGFTQEFGASDPRLVGEPIWTRFSTDPDGDFFANDIRQALALDPDAVFCFYAGPAAVQFIRQLRGAGYRGPIYAPGFLTEGSVLSEIKSAEAANIMTSLNYSADLNNAANRRFAAAYRKKHNASPTTYAMASYDAAQVLDKAIRLAGPDANSQQVNLALGKVGQIDSPRGPWQFNQPRTPQQKWYLRRVQLDGQVLANMLVTELATLG
- a CDS encoding alpha/beta hydrolase family protein, whose amino-acid sequence is MSADPREVLTRPAPDPDATVAYGDLPDQVADLRHPKGSGPPRPLVLVVHGGFWRAEYDRTHTGPLAVGLAGLGYPVAQVEYRRTGQPGGGWPGTLADVRDAVATLPALAARALPDRVAPGPPLLVGHSAGGQLALYVAATAPETVAGVLALAPVADLVEAYRRDLDGGAVAALLGGGPAEVPDRYAQADPSVALPLRTRTVVIHGVRDEQVPIMMSRSFVAKARTLGASVALVELPDCEHFGLIDPTSSAWSAVAAALRSLQQDQ
- a CDS encoding GNAT family N-acetyltransferase, with protein sequence MSRVEVRPLETADLADCGALLAARHRRHRTAQPLLSPRFEEPDAAVAELTAAFGTADASGAVAFRAGVPVGFLLGAPKPSPVWGPNVWVEAAGQAVTDAEVMRDLYGVAAARWVDEGRSAHYVLVPAHDTELARAWYRLGFGQQHAHAIRPATGPVAPPAPRLTVRRATRADIPMLARLDVELPVHQGRSPVFSAGQVTTVEENLAEWANDIDDPAYATFVVEHDGEVVGSATGCALELSSSHAGLARPENAGFLGFAAVFPPARGLGAGRALGEAVIEWAADSGFDSVVTDWRVTNLLSSRAWPALGFTETFLRLHRLVGY